One Mycobacterium paraseoulense genomic window, GGGCCGCGCCGCCGGCTGGTCATTGGAGGACTACCTGGCCGCAGTACTTGCCGTGGAATCCAACGCTCGCGCCGAATCTGGGGCACGCCAGCGTATTCGATATGCCGGCTTCCCGGCGATCAAGACGATGACCGACTTCGACTTCACCGCCCAACCCCATATTGATCGCGCCCAGATCGCCCGCCTCGAAGCCGGCGGCTGGTTGGCCGAAGCCCGCAACATCGTCTTGCTGGGCCCACCGGGCACCGGCAAGACACATCTGGCCACCGCCTTGGCGATCGCGGCCGCCCAAGCCGGACACCGCGTCACGTTCGCCCCAGCCACCGGCTGGATCACCCGATTGGCCGAAGCCCATCGCATCGGCCGGCTAGATGCCGAACTACGCAAAATCTCTCGCACCGGGCTGATCGTGATCGACGAGGTCGGCTACATCCCCTTCGACACCGAAGCGGCCAACCTGTTCTTCCAACTGGTGTCCACCCGATACGAGAAGTCCTCGATCATCTTGACCTCCAACCTGCCGTTCTCGCGGTGGGGCCAGGTCTTCGGCGAGGCCACCATCGCCTCGGCGATGATCGACCGCATCGTGCACCACGCCGACGTCATCGCCCTCAAAGGCGCCAGCTACCGCATCAAACACACCGCAATCGAGTCCCTGCCCTCCGTCGAAGCCGACCGTCAGGCAGACTCAACCCCGTAAACACACCTGCTCAGTTTTCGACCGGAAGAAACTGCTCAGGATTCGACAAGAGCCGACAACGCTGGGGCCAGCCATCGCGGGGGTGGGCTCCCAGATCTCCTGAAACTCAGGTACTGCCCAAGCTTTCGCATCGACCGACCTGGTGCTGCCCCGCCACCATGGCTTGTTCCCGACCATCGATTCCGAGCTGCTGCCGATCCTCAGGGCCTCGGTGTGCGGACGATCGTTCTGACCGGTGTCTCGTTGAACCTCGCGCTGCCGATCTCGGCCGGCCACATTACGCAGGCCGGCTTCGAACTCATTGTCCCGCGCGACGCCGTCGCGGGTACCCCTGTCGACTATGGAAATCAGGGTGCTGGACAACACCATTGCCGTTCTTGGCCGGTTAACCACCGTCGATGACCTCATCGCAGAATGGTTAGACGACAACAGATGGGGGGTAAATCCACTGAATCTGTGTGTGCCGCTCGTAGCAAATCGACGTCGCTGGCGACCGTGCTTTGCCCGTGGCGCCCGCCCCAGCGGCAGCGGCCTGCCGTCCGACAGCTCCGCGGAAGGGGCTGCCAGCACGTGTTGTCGTCACCGCAACTGGTTGGCTGAAGCACCGCGGAAGTTGATCAGCGCCCCCTCGGGGCGCAACAATCGATCGAGAGCCATTTTCACCTGTTCCTACGCCGCGACGAACGCGACCTATAGGGTCGGCATTGCCGTAACGACGTACGAACGGTCCGCGACGCGCAGCTCCACGACGACCGGGGAATTTGGCCGCGCGAACCACAGAACGACGCGGGCGATCCCGGCCAGGACTTGCGTGGACCAGTCGCGGTGAACTTCCGACGCGAGACCCCGCATCATCCCAACCTCCCCTGACTTGGCCCGTACCCAGGCTGGCAGTCGGCCCTTAAAATTGACCCAGATCTTATGATATATACATATAACTGTTTACTGCCAGTTGGGGTGAGAAATCGTAGCGATGTAGCGGATCGACTAGACGATGGAGTGGACATGGGACCCAGGCGGGGTTTGTTAGCGGTTCTGCGGGCGTTCTGCGTCGCCGCGCTATTGGCTGGTCTGGGCGGTGTGACCGTGCCGAGCGGGCTCACCGGACAAGCCAGGGCAGCCGGATATGAAAACCTGATGGTTCCGTCGGCAGCAATGGGCCGCGATATTCCGGTGGCCTTCCTGGGGGGCGGGCCGCACGCGGTTTATCTGTTGGACGCTTTTGATGCCGCCCCGGATGTCAGCAATTGGGTCACCGCGGGCAATGCGATGAACACGCTGGCCGGCAAGGGCATCTCGGTAGTCGCCCCGGCCGGGGGCGCATATAGCATGTACACCAATTGGGAGCAGGACGGCAGCAAGCAGTGGGATACTTTCCTGTCCAGCGAGCTGCCTGACTGGCTGGCCGCCAACGAGGGCCTGGCTCCCGGTGGCCACGCAGTCGTCGGAGCCGCTCAGGGTGGCTACGCTGCGATGGCGCTGGCCGCCTTCCATCCCGACCGCTTCCGTTACGCCGGTTCCATGTCGGGCTTTCTGTACCCGTCGGAAACCGCGTTCGCTGGCGCGATCCTCGCAGGCTTGCAGCAGTTCGGCGGCATCAACGGCAATAGCATGTGGGGTCCCCCGCAGCTGGGTCGGTGGAAGTGGCATGACCCTCAGGTCCATGCCGCACTGCTAGCCCAGAACGACACGCGCGTGTGGGTCTTCAGCCCGACGACGCCCACGGCCAGCGACCCGGCATCCATGCTGGGAGCTGGCGACCAGGCTCAGGGTGTCAACCGAACGTTCTACCAGCAGTACCGCAACGTCAGCGGACGCAACGGCCACTTTGACTTCCCAACCGACGGCGACCATGGCTGGGGCTCATGGGGCCCGCAGCTGGGTGCCATGTCGGGCGATATCGCCGGAACCATTCGCTGATTGGGCGAGTGCGGGTGCACCCCCGTCCATCATGCCGCAGGCATATTCTCAGCAGCGCTCGCTACTTATGGCTGATGCGATGGCAACCGCCCGGAAGCAGTCATCAGACCCGGCGTGGGCTAGGGCGTCACTGTGGGATCGGCGACATCGACGCGGGCCGACGCCACCGGCGAGGCTTCTGACCAAAGCGGAGTTTAAGCTTACATCAATGTATTTCAGCTGGTTACCCGTAGTAGGTCACTAAACTGGCCCTCTTGGACTAACCCATCCGCCGCTTTGGCCGCATATTGGCCGCATGGCTTGCGGGCAATTCGACCATGGACCCCCAGACGACGACCAGACCAGTCCATGGTCTGCTGCTGCGCCGATCGCCGACAGCTCGGCTACCGCGTGTTCGTGCGACGCCAGCAATAGCCGAGCTGTCCAATCGTTCGCCCTGCGCGACTGCGGACGCCACTGCGCACATCTTTTACGGCAGACCGCCCGTCGCCCGTAGTGGGTTGAGACGCCCGGGTCATCGGACCGTTGAAGTATTTGGGCCAAGGCGTTTTCGCTGTCGTGCCAGTGCACCTACTGGTGGGCCAGTCGCAGGATCATGTCGGCCAGCGCGCTGATCGCCTCGTCCCTTTCGACGGCGACGGCCTGGATCTGCTCGGCGTGCCAGGCACGGTCCATCATCCCGAGCACTGCGATACCGACGACCTCGGGCGAGTGGTCACCCGGCCCGACGATCGCCTGCCCTAGCTTGAAGGCAGATCGTGTGACCGTGCGGTTGCGCGAGCGCCGGAACGCCTCCCGGTCGGGCGACGAATGCCACGCGCCAAACACAAATGCTCCATGGCGGTCCATGAACGCGAAGTACTCGCCGACCCAACCGCGCAGATCTTCTGCAGTGAATGGCCGCGGCAACCTGTCCAACCGAGTCAACACCGCCATCACGTCGCGGTAGGCGCTCTCGCCCAGGACGGCGAAGATCTCTTCTTTGTCCTTGAAGTA contains:
- the istB gene encoding IS21-like element ISMyma9 family helper ATPase IstB; this encodes MAAKRAPAPGEADKLIAHQARLLKAPRIAAHYGRLAEQGRAAGWSLEDYLAAVLAVESNARAESGARQRIRYAGFPAIKTMTDFDFTAQPHIDRAQIARLEAGGWLAEARNIVLLGPPGTGKTHLATALAIAAAQAGHRVTFAPATGWITRLAEAHRIGRLDAELRKISRTGLIVIDEVGYIPFDTEAANLFFQLVSTRYEKSSIILTSNLPFSRWGQVFGEATIASAMIDRIVHHADVIALKGASYRIKHTAIESLPSVEADRQADSTP
- a CDS encoding esterase family protein — encoded protein: MGPRRGLLAVLRAFCVAALLAGLGGVTVPSGLTGQARAAGYENLMVPSAAMGRDIPVAFLGGGPHAVYLLDAFDAAPDVSNWVTAGNAMNTLAGKGISVVAPAGGAYSMYTNWEQDGSKQWDTFLSSELPDWLAANEGLAPGGHAVVGAAQGGYAAMALAAFHPDRFRYAGSMSGFLYPSETAFAGAILAGLQQFGGINGNSMWGPPQLGRWKWHDPQVHAALLAQNDTRVWVFSPTTPTASDPASMLGAGDQAQGVNRTFYQQYRNVSGRNGHFDFPTDGDHGWGSWGPQLGAMSGDIAGTIR
- a CDS encoding TetR/AcrR family transcriptional regulator produces the protein MTVTQGNGRAGAAEEAGRGERTRALILEASRQLFLQRGFAGTPINAITEACGISRAGFYTYFKDKEEIFAVLGESAYRDVMAVLTRLDRLPRPFTAEDLRGWVGEYFAFMDRHGAFVFGAWHSSPDREAFRRSRNRTVTRSAFKLGQAIVGPGDHSPEVVGIAVLGMMDRAWHAEQIQAVAVERDEAISALADMILRLAHQ